In Desulfovibrio sp. X2, a single window of DNA contains:
- a CDS encoding replication-associated recombination protein A: MKIDLALNTPLAERLRPKSIDEFIGQRHLRGKLTTMAAGGRLPSMLLFGPPGCGKSTIALLLAKATGQPFRRLSAPETGLAALRKEIQGFKILILDELHRYSKAQQDFFLPILESGELTLLATTTENPSFSVTRQLLSRLHVLKLRPLDPEELQEVARRGAEALGMALEDESLALLASMSAGDARTLLNLMEYAAKLPPEKLAPAELAKTLPEMMIRGDRGGDTHYELASAMIKSIRGSDPDAALYYLACMLEGGEDPRFICRRLVLSASEDVGLADPYALAMAVSAQHAVEFVGMPEGFIPLAECAVYLALAPKSNSTYAAYLMAQQEIRREGPRPVPLHLRNAATKLQKDWGYGRGYKYPHAYPEGWADQDYLPQEIVGRRFYQPKEHGLEAKLTLWYQKIQKMKGGRRKG, translated from the coding sequence ATGAAGATAGATCTGGCGCTCAATACTCCACTGGCCGAACGCCTGAGGCCCAAGAGCATCGATGAATTCATCGGCCAGCGCCACCTGCGCGGCAAGCTCACGACCATGGCCGCGGGCGGACGCCTGCCGAGCATGCTGCTCTTCGGCCCCCCGGGCTGCGGCAAGTCCACCATCGCCCTCCTCCTGGCCAAGGCCACCGGCCAGCCCTTCCGCCGCCTCTCCGCGCCCGAGACCGGCCTCGCCGCCCTGCGCAAGGAGATCCAGGGCTTCAAGATCCTCATCCTGGACGAACTGCACCGCTACTCCAAGGCGCAGCAGGACTTCTTCCTGCCCATCCTCGAGTCCGGCGAGCTGACGCTTCTGGCCACGACCACGGAGAACCCCTCCTTTTCGGTCACGCGCCAGCTCCTCTCCAGGCTGCACGTGCTGAAGCTGCGCCCCCTGGACCCCGAGGAGCTGCAGGAGGTGGCCCGGCGGGGAGCCGAGGCCCTGGGCATGGCCCTGGAGGACGAAAGCCTGGCCCTGCTGGCCTCCATGTCCGCGGGCGACGCGCGCACGCTGCTGAACCTCATGGAGTACGCGGCCAAGCTGCCGCCGGAGAAGCTGGCCCCGGCCGAGCTGGCCAAGACCCTGCCCGAGATGATGATCCGCGGGGACAGGGGCGGCGACACGCACTACGAGCTGGCCTCGGCAATGATCAAGTCCATCCGCGGCTCGGACCCGGACGCAGCCCTCTACTACCTGGCCTGCATGCTGGAAGGCGGCGAGGACCCCCGTTTCATCTGCCGCCGCCTGGTCCTCTCGGCCTCCGAGGACGTGGGGCTGGCCGATCCGTACGCCCTGGCCATGGCCGTCAGCGCGCAGCACGCCGTGGAATTCGTGGGCATGCCCGAGGGTTTCATCCCGCTGGCCGAATGCGCCGTCTACCTGGCGCTCGCGCCCAAGAGCAATTCCACCTACGCCGCCTACCTCATGGCCCAGCAGGAGATCCGGCGCGAGGGCCCTCGCCCCGTGCCGCTGCATCTGCGAAACGCCGCCACCAAGCTGCAGAAGGACTGGGGCTACGGTCGGGGCTACAAGTATCCCCACGCCTATCCCGAGGGATGGGCCGACCAGGACTACCTGCCCCAAGAGATCGTGGGAAGGCGGTTCTACCAGCCCAAGGAGCACGGCCTCGAGGCCAAGCTCACCCTTTGGTACCAGAAGATCCAGAAGATGAAGGGCGGGCGCCGCAAGGGCTAG